The following are encoded in a window of Streptomyces sp. 11x1 genomic DNA:
- a CDS encoding RICIN domain-containing protein — protein MTRARDERPGGNDGHEDHRNTGAPGARPDDGSEHRYANASDTRLTALLRSDSPTAYAALRELRERHHLSVLAYARLCAASESAARELATQAFTVATKETARGVEPTVPWRHRLLLLTARVAVGWSTDGGATGLAPALRAVLDTTGPGGRVPPLLAAFEQLPPRPQGLVWYGAVEREPDDRTAVLLGLTADDVTYKRESALHALRQACLRVRLAASDDPRCQDFRRLIEESVRPDTPRHSTDLQAHMEHCPHCAGAYEELCALRDNPRATLAEGLLPWGGTAYTRGATGTRAEGSAGAGAETGSAAAAEAVAEARAALPAGPGSSSDFSSGAGSGSGAVPGSGSGSDAGGGERAASGAGAVAPDGSAGSDAAWLGSGIDGRGGAGRGGGPWIGAGAGGESGGGAARSVGWSRSLRPSGGEDEDGASGSKWSSSRRVALTSVALGVALAPLLAFLVFSGSVGSSSDDEAGSGTTPAVPPPGAVPPGAVPPTVPPSPTPSPTPSETESPSKPPEKEKPSKSPSPDPSTPGPAKPSLPYGPPLNGAYTQVVNVASGLCLDIRGELEKGTDVVTATCSSRATQRWRLDSNRDALQSFADPDLCLDSRGATDDGVGIWDCDSLDGDNGDNLRFEVDSRGMIRPAVAPGHAVTPDALGSVSFTEVSGHDGQRWRAGAGPVHS, from the coding sequence ATGACTCGGGCTCGGGACGAGCGCCCCGGCGGCAACGACGGCCATGAGGACCACCGGAACACCGGCGCGCCGGGTGCACGCCCCGACGACGGGTCCGAGCACCGGTACGCGAACGCGTCCGACACCCGGCTCACCGCGCTGTTACGTTCCGACTCACCGACCGCGTACGCGGCCCTGCGCGAACTGCGCGAGCGCCACCACCTCTCGGTCCTCGCCTACGCCAGGCTGTGCGCCGCGAGCGAGTCCGCGGCACGGGAACTGGCCACCCAGGCGTTCACGGTCGCCACCAAGGAGACGGCCCGGGGCGTCGAACCCACCGTCCCCTGGCGCCATCGGCTGCTCCTGCTGACCGCGCGGGTCGCCGTCGGCTGGTCCACCGACGGCGGTGCGACCGGTCTCGCCCCCGCCCTGCGGGCCGTGCTGGACACGACGGGCCCCGGAGGCCGAGTCCCGCCCCTGCTCGCGGCGTTCGAACAGCTGCCGCCCCGGCCGCAGGGCCTCGTCTGGTACGGCGCCGTGGAGCGGGAACCGGACGACCGAACGGCCGTTCTGCTCGGCCTCACCGCCGACGACGTCACGTACAAGCGGGAGTCCGCGCTCCACGCCCTGCGCCAGGCATGTCTGCGCGTGCGGCTGGCCGCCTCGGACGACCCGCGCTGCCAGGACTTCCGCCGGCTGATCGAGGAGTCCGTACGACCCGACACCCCTCGCCACAGCACCGATCTGCAGGCCCACATGGAGCACTGCCCGCACTGCGCCGGCGCGTACGAGGAGCTGTGCGCCCTGCGCGACAACCCGCGCGCGACCCTCGCGGAGGGGTTGCTGCCGTGGGGCGGTACGGCGTACACGCGGGGCGCGACCGGGACGCGGGCCGAGGGCTCCGCCGGGGCGGGGGCGGAGACGGGCTCAGCAGCTGCGGCCGAGGCGGTGGCCGAGGCTCGGGCCGCCCTTCCTGCCGGCCCTGGTTCCAGTTCCGATTTCAGTTCCGGTGCCGGTTCGGGTTCGGGTGCCGTTCCGGGTTCGGGCAGCGGATCCGATGCCGGGGGTGGGGAGCGCGCGGCGAGTGGCGCGGGAGCGGTTGCCCCGGATGGGTCGGCCGGGTCGGACGCGGCGTGGCTCGGGTCCGGCATCGATGGCCGAGGCGGTGCGGGGAGGGGTGGCGGGCCCTGGATCGGTGCGGGGGCCGGCGGAGAGAGCGGCGGTGGGGCGGCCCGGAGTGTGGGCTGGAGCCGTTCGTTGCGTCCGAGTGGTGGGGAGGACGAAGACGGGGCCTCGGGCTCCAAGTGGTCGTCGTCGCGTCGGGTCGCGTTGACCTCGGTGGCGCTCGGCGTGGCGTTGGCGCCGCTGTTGGCGTTCCTGGTGTTCTCGGGGTCGGTCGGCTCGTCGTCCGACGACGAGGCCGGCTCCGGCACCACGCCCGCCGTTCCTCCCCCGGGCGCGGTGCCCCCGGGCGCGGTGCCCCCGACCGTCCCGCCGAGCCCGACACCGTCCCCGACCCCCTCGGAGACCGAGAGTCCCTCGAAGCCCCCGGAGAAGGAGAAGCCGAGCAAGAGCCCGAGTCCGGATCCGTCGACGCCCGGCCCGGCGAAGCCGTCGTTGCCGTACGGGCCCCCGCTGAACGGCGCCTACACCCAGGTGGTGAACGTCGCGTCCGGCCTGTGCCTGGACATCCGGGGCGAGTTGGAGAAGGGCACCGACGTCGTCACGGCCACCTGCTCCTCGCGGGCCACCCAGCGCTGGCGCCTCGACTCCAACCGGGACGCCCTCCAGTCGTTCGCCGATCCCGACCTGTGCCTCGACAGCCGAGGGGCGACCGACGACGGAGTGGGCATCTGGGACTGCGACTCGCTCGACGGGGACAACGGCGACAACCTGCGCTTCGAGGTCGACTCCCGCGGCATGATCCGCCCGGCGGTCGCGCCGGGGCACGCCGTGACCCCGGACGCCCTCGGCTCCGTCTCCTTCACCGAGGTGTCCGGACACGACGGGCAACGCTGGCGCGCGGGCGCGGGACCGGTCCACAGCTGA
- the hutI gene encoding imidazolonepropionase yields MTPGGTSGRPAPEPGSDSAREPHFAPEPDPTADQATKDAMSSPTTDSPAHSASTASTLITNIAALVTNDPSLGDGSPLGLIQDAAVVIDGERIAWTGDQSKAPATDNRVDAGGRAVIPGFVDSHSHLVFAGDRTAEFNARMSGRAYSAGGIRTTVAATRAATDEELEANLTRYLREALRQGTTTFETKSGYGLTVEDEARALRIAARHTDEVTYLGAHIVPPDHAEDPAAYVALVTGEMLDACAPYARWIDVFCEKGAFDGDQTRAILTAGKARGLHPRIHANQLSYGPGVRLAVELDAASADHCTHLTDADVDALANSRTVATLLPGAEFSTRAEWPDARRLLDAGVTVALSTDCNPGSSFTSSVPFCVALAVRDMGMTPDEAVWSATAGGARALRRDDIGRLTPGAYADLALLDAPSHVHLAYRPGVPLVSGVWRRGARVA; encoded by the coding sequence ATGACCCCCGGTGGCACGAGCGGGCGACCCGCCCCCGAACCCGGCTCCGACTCCGCCCGCGAACCCCACTTCGCTCCCGAACCCGACCCGACCGCCGACCAGGCAACCAAGGACGCCATGAGCAGCCCGACGACCGACAGCCCCGCCCACTCGGCGAGCACCGCCAGCACGCTCATCACCAACATCGCTGCCCTGGTCACCAACGACCCCTCCCTCGGCGACGGTTCCCCCCTCGGACTGATCCAGGACGCGGCCGTCGTCATCGACGGTGAACGCATCGCGTGGACCGGTGATCAAAGCAAAGCACCCGCCACTGACAATCGCGTCGACGCCGGTGGGCGGGCGGTGATCCCGGGCTTCGTGGACTCCCACTCCCACCTCGTCTTCGCGGGCGACCGCACCGCCGAGTTCAACGCCCGGATGTCAGGCCGGGCCTACAGCGCGGGCGGCATCCGCACGACCGTCGCCGCCACCCGCGCCGCCACCGACGAGGAACTGGAGGCCAACCTCACCCGCTACCTCCGCGAGGCCCTCCGCCAGGGCACGACCACCTTCGAGACCAAGTCGGGCTACGGCCTGACCGTCGAGGACGAGGCACGGGCGCTGCGCATCGCCGCGCGTCACACGGACGAGGTGACCTACCTCGGCGCCCACATCGTCCCCCCGGATCACGCCGAGGACCCCGCCGCCTACGTGGCCCTCGTCACCGGCGAGATGCTGGACGCCTGCGCCCCGTACGCCCGTTGGATCGACGTCTTCTGCGAGAAGGGCGCCTTCGACGGCGACCAGACCCGCGCGATCCTCACGGCAGGCAAGGCCAGGGGCCTGCACCCGCGCATCCACGCCAACCAGCTCTCCTACGGCCCCGGCGTCCGGCTCGCCGTGGAACTGGACGCGGCCAGCGCGGACCACTGCACCCATCTCACCGACGCCGACGTGGACGCCCTCGCGAACAGCCGTACGGTCGCCACGCTGCTCCCCGGCGCCGAGTTCTCCACCCGCGCCGAGTGGCCGGACGCCCGGCGCCTCCTCGACGCGGGTGTCACCGTCGCCCTCTCCACGGACTGCAACCCCGGCTCGTCCTTCACCTCGTCCGTCCCCTTCTGTGTCGCGCTCGCCGTGCGGGACATGGGGATGACGCCGGACGAGGCCGTCTGGTCGGCCACGGCCGGGGGCGCGAGGGCACTTCGCCGCGACGACATCGGACGCCTCACGCCGGGCGCGTACGCCGACCTCGCGCTGCTGGACGCGCCCAGCCACGTCCACCTCGCCTACCGGCCGGGCGTACCCCTGGTCAGCGGAGTGTGGCGCAGGGGAGCGCGCGTCGCCTGA
- a CDS encoding RNA polymerase sigma factor SigF, translated as MSPRLDESHTQRATSASAPEETQDDLAHHPGDALTDLPEIPPYDEVGPVDARALSKTLFERLESLEEGTYEYSYVRNTLVELNLALVKFAASRFRSRSEPMEDIIQVGTIGLIKAIDRFELSRGVEFPTFAMPTIVGEIKRFFRDTSWSVRVPRRLQELRLDLAKAGDELAQKLDRAPTVGELAERLGLTNDEVVEGMAASNAYTASSLDAQPEEDDSEGALADRIGYEDHGLEGIEYVESLKPLIAELPPRDRKILSLRFVAGMTQSEIGDELGISQMHVSRLLSRTLVRLRKGLTLEE; from the coding sequence ATGTCACCCCGGCTCGACGAATCGCATACCCAGAGGGCGACGTCGGCATCCGCCCCGGAAGAGACGCAGGACGACCTCGCCCATCATCCGGGCGACGCGCTCACCGACCTCCCGGAGATCCCCCCGTACGACGAGGTGGGACCGGTGGACGCACGAGCCCTGTCCAAGACCCTCTTCGAGCGGCTCGAATCCCTTGAGGAAGGCACGTACGAGTACTCGTACGTCCGCAACACCCTGGTCGAACTCAACCTGGCGCTGGTGAAGTTCGCCGCCTCCCGGTTCCGCTCGCGCAGCGAACCCATGGAGGACATCATCCAGGTCGGCACGATCGGCCTCATCAAGGCGATCGACCGCTTCGAACTGAGCAGGGGCGTCGAGTTCCCCACGTTCGCGATGCCGACGATCGTCGGCGAGATCAAGCGCTTCTTCCGCGACACGAGTTGGTCCGTGCGGGTGCCGCGCAGACTCCAGGAGCTCCGACTCGACCTGGCCAAGGCCGGTGACGAGCTCGCTCAGAAGCTCGATCGCGCTCCGACGGTGGGAGAGCTGGCGGAGCGCCTCGGGCTGACGAACGACGAGGTCGTCGAAGGCATGGCGGCGTCCAACGCGTACACCGCCTCGTCGCTGGACGCCCAGCCCGAGGAGGACGACTCCGAGGGCGCCCTGGCGGACCGGATCGGCTACGAGGACCACGGCCTCGAAGGCATCGAGTACGTCGAGTCCCTGAAGCCGCTGATCGCCGAACTGCCGCCGCGCGACCGGAAGATCCTGTCGCTGCGGTTCGTGGCCGGCATGACGCAGTCCGAGATCGGGGACGAACTGGGCATCTCCCAGATGCACGTGTCCCGGTTGCTGTCGCGCACGCTGGTGCGTCTGCGCAAGGGGCTGACGCTGGAGGAGTGA